A window of the Microbacterium sp. LWH13-1.2 genome harbors these coding sequences:
- the purN gene encoding phosphoribosylglycinamide formyltransferase, which yields MLTVAVLISGTGSNLRALLEAARHPDFPARVVVVGADREADGLAHAEEFGIPSFTVPWHEHESRDAWGEELGRQLAVWNADLVVLSGLMRLLPASLVASLAPRLINTHPAYLPEFPGAHGVRDALAAGVSETGASVIVVDDGVDTGPILAQERVPVLDGDTEHTLHERIKPVERRLLIDVVRRIATGELSLSSAT from the coding sequence GTGCTCACGGTCGCCGTTCTCATCTCGGGCACCGGCTCGAACCTTCGCGCCCTCCTCGAGGCCGCTCGTCACCCCGATTTTCCTGCGCGGGTGGTGGTCGTCGGTGCCGATCGCGAAGCCGACGGACTGGCTCACGCCGAGGAGTTCGGCATCCCGAGCTTCACGGTGCCGTGGCATGAGCACGAGTCGCGCGACGCGTGGGGTGAAGAACTCGGACGTCAGCTCGCCGTCTGGAACGCTGACCTCGTGGTGCTCAGCGGCCTGATGCGGCTGCTGCCGGCATCGCTGGTCGCGAGCCTCGCGCCGCGCCTGATCAACACGCATCCCGCGTACCTGCCGGAGTTCCCCGGCGCTCACGGCGTGCGGGACGCGCTCGCCGCAGGCGTCTCCGAGACGGGCGCGAGCGTGATCGTCGTCGACGACGGCGTCGACACCGGTCCGATCCTGGCGCAGGAGCGGGTGCCGGTGCTCGACGGCGACACCGAGCACACCCTGCACGAGCGCATCAAGCCCGTCGAACGCCGTCTGCTCATCGATGTGGTGCGCCGCATCGCGACCGGCGAGCTCTCGCTGTCCTCCGCAACCTGA
- the purH gene encoding bifunctional phosphoribosylaminoimidazolecarboxamide formyltransferase/IMP cyclohydrolase: protein MAGPRHDHSLYRDRDTVPVRRALVSVSDKTDLLVLAKSLSEAGVQIVSTGSTASTIREAGFEVTDVAAVTGVAEMLDGRVKTLHPKIHGGLLADLRLEDHERQLADLDIAPFELVVVNLYPFVETVASGAEGDDVVEQIDIGGPAMVRAAAKNHANVAIVVSPQSYGGIISAIENGGTTLTQRRELAARAFAHTAAYDTAVASWFAEGTLGEGEDLPTHLTIQAELLNTLRYGENSHQRGAIYTRVGGHGIAQATQLQGKEMSYNNYVDADAALRAAYDMVKPAVAIIKHANPCGIATTAPNALDPIASAHIRAHECDPVSAYGGVIAANGTVTLKMAENLKDIFTEVIVAPSFEPAALEVFKAKKNLRLLQLPEDWQQERMDVRLVSGGLLLQDADRFPDDIVSVAKNWELVSGERPSDEEMENLIFAWKACRAVKSNAIVLAKDNATVGVGMGQVNRVDSCRLAVERAGDRAAGSVAASDAFFPFADGAQVLIDAGVTAIVQPGGSVRDEEVVDAARKAGVTMFFTGERHFFH, encoded by the coding sequence ATGGCCGGCCCCCGCCACGACCACTCGCTGTACCGCGATCGCGACACCGTCCCGGTGCGCCGCGCACTCGTCTCGGTCAGCGACAAGACCGATCTGCTCGTGCTCGCCAAGTCCCTGTCGGAGGCCGGCGTGCAGATCGTTTCGACCGGTTCGACCGCGTCGACCATCCGCGAGGCCGGGTTCGAGGTCACCGACGTCGCCGCCGTCACCGGCGTCGCCGAGATGCTCGACGGCCGGGTGAAGACGCTGCACCCGAAGATCCACGGCGGTCTGCTCGCCGACTTGCGTCTCGAGGACCACGAGCGCCAGCTCGCCGACCTCGACATCGCTCCGTTCGAGCTCGTCGTCGTGAACCTCTACCCCTTCGTCGAGACGGTCGCCTCGGGTGCCGAGGGCGACGACGTCGTCGAGCAGATCGACATCGGCGGGCCCGCCATGGTGCGCGCTGCGGCCAAGAACCACGCGAACGTCGCGATCGTCGTGTCGCCGCAGTCGTACGGCGGCATCATCAGCGCCATCGAGAACGGCGGCACCACGCTGACGCAGCGCCGCGAGCTCGCAGCGCGCGCGTTCGCGCACACGGCCGCGTACGACACGGCGGTGGCATCCTGGTTCGCGGAGGGCACGCTCGGTGAGGGGGAGGACCTGCCCACCCACCTGACGATCCAGGCCGAGCTTCTCAACACGCTGCGCTACGGCGAGAACTCGCACCAGCGCGGCGCGATCTACACGCGCGTCGGCGGTCACGGCATCGCCCAGGCCACGCAGCTCCAGGGCAAGGAGATGTCGTACAACAACTACGTCGATGCGGATGCCGCGCTGCGCGCCGCCTACGACATGGTCAAGCCCGCCGTCGCGATCATCAAGCACGCGAACCCCTGCGGCATCGCGACCACCGCGCCCAACGCCCTCGACCCGATCGCGAGCGCGCACATCCGCGCCCACGAGTGCGACCCGGTGTCGGCGTATGGCGGAGTCATCGCCGCGAACGGCACCGTGACGCTCAAGATGGCCGAGAACCTGAAGGACATCTTCACCGAGGTGATCGTCGCGCCGTCGTTCGAGCCGGCAGCCCTCGAGGTCTTCAAGGCGAAGAAGAACCTGCGTCTGCTGCAGCTGCCCGAGGACTGGCAGCAGGAGCGCATGGACGTTCGCCTGGTCTCCGGCGGCCTCCTGCTGCAGGATGCCGACCGGTTCCCCGACGACATCGTCTCGGTCGCGAAGAACTGGGAGCTCGTCTCGGGTGAGCGCCCGAGCGACGAGGAGATGGAGAACCTGATCTTCGCGTGGAAGGCGTGCCGCGCTGTGAAGTCGAACGCGATCGTCCTCGCGAAGGACAACGCCACGGTGGGCGTCGGCATGGGCCAGGTCAATCGCGTCGACTCGTGCCGCCTCGCGGTCGAGCGTGCAGGCGACCGGGCCGCAGGCTCCGTCGCAGCATCCGATGCGTTCTTCCCGTTCGCCGACGGCGCCCAGGTGCTGATCGATGCGGGCGTCACGGCCATCGTGCAGCCCGGCGGATCGGTGCGCGATGAAGAGGTCGTGGACGCTGCGCGCAAGGCCGGCGTCACGATGTTCTTCACGGGAGAGCGTCACTTCTTCCACTGA